In a single window of the Streptococcus salivarius genome:
- a CDS encoding SspB-related isopeptide-forming adhesin: MFKHSNNEQGNGSIRKNKVYGAVGVLALGAAAIVGGTSQASADEVTEAPVNSEPVATSQANADSLMSQATAVATSDVSTPTTTATATNTTVSQPTETVAEVATTQPVSTNDNNAYAEKANTSTEAEKVTIDNTAVTDAVATAKDSGVKVTQDTTQDKGTATTSEELETKQAEIKADQNEQVATIKQATQDASGRQSAYDAADKAHDTLETQVDKAVKDSNGLIKAETTEISSGDGKNVGDYNTYTEQVNKQIATNKETIDKFNKDYAAMKDNANVNVDGHVTTQNVDQLTYGDSVQNGSVNPDGTFSFTHDMNDSANDSLGVLGTGTLNGKVNFTSAANGDGSTTVTLNSLDLWNYAYTSNRPNTGVNQNLNYHVYTDGEEIYSVNHDGNSSFAEDINRSIALNKSYVLKPGETTGIIPILNIDDNWIINTHGQLSLDFTNPNTVPSATVKKVNEPVKPEIPSVSYHDYSMNYQPTVTKTVLNSDDENVNGKMIPKNDEHTYVLNNGNIFANAKVGNTVTTRDPLEFGEVPNIEANKAENEAKGWNVDYDDASKTYTFTAKYEGKTLEAPTIKFVATDDNGFYDNTYKSGRNGYETFSNTVTNKTPTAPKPHKSVTDSKGNDIDGKTTEDDKVTFHLTTDYSPYKDMAASKQALKFALLDDVQDGAFTVDEDAITIVDSKNKDVKDLFDMYHVLSDEGRTDAINKILDESGLNPTGEFYLWVAKNPVDYYQDYILKNNNVTVNLPATLQVPAGTTVENDFYQIDFGNAYKSNLVSFDTPPAAPVGESGGPTSTPVTPVEEVPVQQQAIKVLPNTGEQSTSAIATAGAVILATALGMLGFSKRSKEY; the protein is encoded by the coding sequence ATGTTTAAACACTCAAATAACGAGCAAGGAAATGGCTCTATTCGTAAAAATAAAGTCTATGGAGCGGTAGGTGTACTTGCACTCGGTGCTGCAGCAATCGTTGGAGGAACTTCTCAAGCATCCGCAGATGAAGTAACTGAAGCACCTGTAAATTCAGAACCAGTTGCGACCTCACAAGCAAACGCAGACAGTCTGATGTCACAAGCTACAGCTGTTGCAACTTCAGATGTCTCTACTCCAACAACCACAGCGACTGCAACAAACACTACTGTTTCACAACCTACTGAAACAGTAGCAGAAGTAGCCACTACACAACCAGTAAGCACTAATGATAATAATGCTTACGCTGAAAAGGCTAATACATCTACTGAAGCTGAAAAGGTAACTATCGACAACACAGCCGTCACAGATGCAGTTGCTACTGCCAAAGATAGCGGTGTAAAAGTGACACAAGATACTACCCAAGACAAGGGGACTGCGACTACAAGCGAAGAACTTGAAACAAAGCAAGCTGAAATCAAGGCCGACCAAAATGAACAAGTAGCTACAATCAAACAAGCTACCCAGGACGCATCTGGACGCCAATCAGCCTATGATGCAGCTGACAAAGCTCACGACACACTTGAAACTCAAGTAGATAAAGCAGTTAAAGATAGTAATGGACTTATTAAAGCTGAAACTACTGAAATCTCAAGTGGGGATGGAAAAAATGTTGGTGATTACAACACCTATACTGAACAGGTTAACAAGCAGATTGCTACGAACAAGGAAACCATCGACAAATTTAACAAAGATTATGCTGCTATGAAGGATAATGCTAACGTTAATGTTGATGGGCATGTGACAACACAAAATGTTGACCAGTTGACTTATGGGGACTCTGTTCAAAATGGTAGTGTAAATCCAGACGGAACCTTTTCATTCACGCACGATATGAATGACTCAGCTAATGATAGCTTGGGTGTTTTGGGTACAGGTACCCTTAATGGGAAGGTTAATTTCACGTCTGCAGCTAACGGAGACGGTTCGACAACCGTAACACTTAATAGTCTCGATTTGTGGAACTATGCTTATACAAGTAACCGTCCGAATACTGGTGTTAACCAAAATCTTAACTATCACGTTTACACCGACGGGGAAGAGATTTACTCAGTAAACCACGACGGTAACTCAAGCTTTGCGGAAGATATCAATCGTAGTATTGCACTTAACAAGTCCTATGTATTAAAGCCAGGAGAAACTACTGGTATTATTCCGATCCTTAACATTGATGATAACTGGATTATCAATACTCATGGTCAGTTGAGTCTCGATTTCACTAATCCAAACACAGTGCCATCAGCTACAGTTAAAAAGGTTAATGAACCTGTTAAACCAGAAATTCCATCTGTAAGCTACCATGACTACAGTATGAATTATCAACCAACTGTAACTAAAACTGTCCTCAACAGCGACGACGAAAATGTTAATGGTAAAATGATTCCTAAGAATGATGAACATACCTATGTTTTGAATAACGGAAACATCTTTGCTAATGCTAAAGTTGGCAATACTGTGACAACACGTGATCCACTTGAATTTGGAGAAGTTCCAAACATCGAGGCCAACAAAGCTGAGAATGAGGCTAAAGGTTGGAACGTTGACTATGATGATGCTTCTAAGACCTACACATTTACAGCTAAGTACGAAGGTAAAACTCTTGAAGCACCTACTATCAAGTTTGTAGCAACTGACGATAACGGTTTCTACGATAATACTTATAAATCTGGTCGCAACGGTTATGAGACCTTCTCTAATACTGTTACTAACAAGACACCAACAGCTCCAAAACCACATAAGTCCGTTACAGATTCAAAAGGAAATGACATCGACGGTAAGACTACTGAAGATGATAAAGTAACCTTCCATTTGACGACTGACTATAGCCCATACAAAGATATGGCTGCATCTAAACAAGCACTTAAATTTGCACTCCTTGATGATGTGCAAGATGGTGCATTCACAGTAGATGAAGATGCTATTACTATTGTCGATAGCAAGAACAAAGATGTCAAAGACCTTTTTGATATGTATCACGTACTTTCAGATGAAGGACGTACTGATGCCATCAACAAGATCCTAGATGAATCAGGTCTTAACCCAACTGGTGAGTTCTATCTCTGGGTAGCCAAAAATCCCGTTGATTATTACCAAGACTACATTCTAAAAAATAATAATGTAACAGTTAATCTCCCTGCTACATTGCAAGTCCCTGCAGGTACTACTGTAGAAAATGATTTCTATCAGATTGATTTCGGTAATGCCTATAAATCAAACCTCGTTTCATTCGATACACCACCAGCAGCACCAGTAGGAGAGTCTGGCGGACCTACTTCTACCCCAGTAACTCCAGTAGAAGAAGTGCCTGTACAACAACAAGCTATTAAGGTTCTTCCTAATACTGGTGAACAATCAACTTCAGCTATTGCTACAGCAGGTGCAGTTATTCTAGCTACTGCACTAGGTATGCTTGGTTTCTCTAAACGTAGTAAAGAATACTAA
- a CDS encoding IS110 family transposase — MRVVFGIDVSKASSEVAILVNGEKIHGYTIPNDAIGFNRLLEDLGTVYQPEIVFEATGVYSRRLQAFFEDNSYAYIRLNPLESKKQLDSLRVRKTDKIDAEKLATSQFILNRKPSYVQEALYQELRDLSRFYQNLTEDIVCSKNRLHKVLQVTFPELENILSSPTGKQYWNLVMAFPCNSFVLELDDAALRAIIRQSTSKHISENRVTYLVDKLTKLANHSYCAVKKTSPMMEEVKYYAGELLRLSEYRQSVLEKMITLAQPLPEYEILLSIPGIAETTATSIIGELGDIRRFHSANQINAFIGIDLRHYESGDFLAKEHITKRGNPYARKILFKCIHNIASASHTNPCHIADFYEKRKRQSQVTSTKPHTIASIHRLIRTMYYLITHNKLYDYTSTQNR, encoded by the coding sequence ATGCGAGTAGTTTTTGGGATTGACGTGAGTAAAGCAAGTTCAGAAGTGGCCATCTTGGTCAATGGAGAGAAAATACATGGCTATACCATACCCAATGATGCCATCGGATTTAATCGACTACTCGAGGACTTGGGGACTGTTTACCAACCAGAGATTGTATTCGAGGCGACTGGTGTCTATTCTCGTCGTCTTCAGGCCTTCTTTGAGGATAATAGTTACGCTTATATACGGCTCAATCCCTTAGAATCCAAGAAACAATTAGATAGCTTGCGAGTGCGTAAAACCGATAAGATTGACGCTGAAAAACTAGCTACGTCTCAGTTCATCCTCAATCGTAAACCAAGCTATGTCCAAGAAGCGCTTTATCAAGAATTACGCGACCTCAGCCGTTTCTATCAGAATCTTACTGAGGATATTGTCTGCTCTAAAAACCGCCTACACAAGGTTTTACAGGTCACTTTTCCTGAATTGGAAAACATCTTGTCGTCACCAACTGGGAAACAATATTGGAACTTAGTCATGGCTTTTCCATGTAATAGTTTTGTACTGGAGTTAGATGACGCCGCATTAAGAGCTATCATCCGTCAGTCTACATCAAAACACATCTCTGAAAACCGTGTGACTTACTTAGTAGATAAGCTTACAAAACTAGCTAATCATTCTTATTGTGCGGTCAAGAAAACCTCTCCAATGATGGAAGAGGTCAAATACTATGCAGGGGAGTTACTTAGGCTTTCTGAATATAGACAAAGTGTTTTAGAGAAGATGATAACATTGGCTCAACCTTTGCCAGAATACGAGATTCTTCTCTCTATTCCTGGAATAGCTGAAACCACAGCGACAAGCATTATTGGTGAACTTGGTGACATTCGTCGATTTCACTCTGCCAATCAAATCAATGCTTTTATCGGCATTGACCTCAGACACTATGAATCTGGGGACTTTCTAGCCAAGGAACATATCACCAAACGTGGGAATCCCTATGCCAGAAAGATTCTCTTTAAGTGCATTCATAACATAGCTTCAGCTAGCCACACCAATCCTTGTCATATCGCAGACTTCTATGAGAAACGGAAAAGACAATCGCAAGTGACTTCAACCAAACCACACACGATTGCCTCTATACATCGTCTCATTAGAACAATGTATTACCTCATAACGCATAACAAACTTTACGATTATACTTCTACCCAAAATCGGTAA
- a CDS encoding helix-turn-helix domain-containing protein has product MDYFASNIKHLRKIFGETQEDLADFLFTSKSAISNYENGLRFPDEDVLNKISKHYQVTLSQLLNEDLTVTPSLFDYIKGLDEDSYHLLNRIFIPFKLKDSLTSKEYKKAFEEHLKFLYGSIEEKETVDIGFIIDVYEESIGNCDKPIFLLNFLSFYFLMGLTFLNTSDDTLDLEQLKSYLRTKKRNKKDVKKVLSDLFYLDSDEFGNENVDLEFRKEFDEDLLFIIEKLKHTKISSEEISDGRKYSLLFSLC; this is encoded by the coding sequence ATGGATTATTTTGCAAGTAATATAAAGCATTTAAGAAAGATTTTTGGAGAGACTCAGGAAGATTTAGCAGACTTTCTTTTTACGAGTAAGAGTGCTATCTCTAATTATGAAAACGGGTTACGATTTCCTGATGAAGATGTTTTGAACAAAATATCAAAACACTATCAAGTAACATTAAGTCAACTATTGAATGAAGATTTAACTGTTACTCCATCTTTGTTTGATTATATAAAAGGTCTAGATGAAGATAGTTATCATCTGTTAAATAGAATATTTATTCCTTTTAAACTTAAAGACAGTTTGACCAGTAAAGAATATAAAAAAGCATTTGAAGAACATTTAAAATTTCTGTATGGTTCGATAGAAGAGAAAGAGACGGTTGATATAGGATTTATAATAGATGTCTATGAAGAATCGATTGGAAATTGCGATAAGCCAATTTTTTTGTTAAATTTTTTGAGCTTTTATTTTCTTATGGGCCTAACTTTTTTAAATACAAGTGATGATACACTGGATTTAGAACAACTTAAATCATATTTAAGAACAAAGAAAAGAAACAAAAAGGATGTAAAGAAAGTATTATCAGATCTTTTTTACTTAGACAGTGATGAGTTTGGTAATGAAAATGTAGATTTAGAATTTCGAAAAGAGTTTGATGAAGACTTGCTATTTATTATTGAAAAACTAAAACATACTAAGATTAGTAGTGAGGAAATCTCCGACGGGAGAAAGTACTCACTACTTTTTTCGTTATGTTAA
- a CDS encoding SIR2 family protein gives MKKVFLHFKELIAQKFKNLKPREGFEEEISEFSKMLAKARIIITTNYDTFIEERLKATNTGIKVNVGNKGLFSKSSDYGELYKIHGSINEPNSIAITSQDMMI, from the coding sequence ATGAAAAAAGTATTTCTCCATTTTAAAGAGTTAATTGCACAAAAATTTAAGAACTTAAAACCTAGAGAAGGTTTTGAGGAGGAAATTAGTGAATTTTCTAAGATGTTAGCCAAGGCTAGAATTATCATTACAACTAACTATGATACTTTTATTGAAGAACGCTTGAAAGCTACAAATACTGGTATTAAAGTAAATGTTGGTAATAAAGGGTTGTTTTCTAAATCATCTGACTATGGAGAGCTTTATAAAATTCATGGGTCAATAAATGAACCTAATAGTATCGCTATTACTAGCCAAGATATGATGATATAA
- a CDS encoding cytosolic protein: MTQKIYEKLIEIKDDSTSKNTSKAETSSSTKPSSSSSSSTQATVSESAQSDTKTVAGSAPTTPAQQQDSGVPESSKETMLNPEYHSPIDENGYNSLLGAYVLDNNNGENNSNTTTESSATGSSE; the protein is encoded by the coding sequence TTGACGCAAAAAATATATGAGAAGTTAATTGAGATTAAAGATGATAGCACAAGCAAAAACACCTCAAAAGCGGAGACCTCATCCTCTACGAAACCATCATCGTCTAGTTCAAGCTCTACTCAAGCAACTGTTAGTGAATCAGCTCAGAGTGACACCAAAACGGTAGCTGGAAGTGCCCCAACAACACCTGCGCAACAACAAGATTCTGGAGTTCCCGAATCATCAAAAGAAACGATGTTAAATCCTGAATATCATAGCCCTATTGATGAAAATGGTTATAATTCACTCTTGGGTGCCTATGTCCTAGATAATAACAATGGGGAAAACAACTCCAATACTACTACCGAGTCGTCAGCAACAGGAAGTTCTGAATAA